A region from the Sphingomonas sp. S2-65 genome encodes:
- a CDS encoding Gfo/Idh/MocA family protein yields the protein MAEAGTIRLGLVGIGKIARDQHLPALAADGRFALAATASRNAQLDDVAGFPDIDAMIAGVPDLQAVSLCTPPDGRYEQAASAIAAGLHVMLEKPPTSTLSEIAALEEQARARGVTLFTSWHSREAAGVAPAREWLAGKRIETVRITWREDIRRWHPGQEWILGAGGFGVFDPGINALSIATRILPDPLLLDSAWMEVPEGRASPLKAELTMRSGGAVVTADFDFLQTGPQTWDIEVDTDAGMLTLSMGGSILQLPGADAQKASDREYPRLYARFAELVGAGESEVDVRPLQLVADAFLLGERRVGASFSF from the coding sequence ATGGCAGAAGCAGGCACGATCCGGCTGGGATTGGTCGGGATCGGCAAGATCGCCCGCGACCAGCACCTCCCCGCGCTGGCGGCGGATGGGCGCTTCGCGCTGGCCGCGACCGCCAGCCGCAACGCGCAGCTCGACGACGTCGCCGGCTTTCCAGACATCGACGCGATGATCGCGGGCGTGCCCGATCTTCAGGCGGTATCGCTCTGCACTCCGCCCGATGGCCGTTACGAACAGGCGGCAAGCGCGATCGCGGCCGGGCTGCACGTGATGCTGGAAAAGCCACCTACCTCGACTCTTTCGGAGATCGCAGCGCTGGAAGAACAGGCCCGCGCCCGCGGCGTGACGCTGTTTACCAGCTGGCATTCGCGCGAGGCGGCGGGCGTGGCCCCGGCGCGTGAGTGGCTGGCCGGCAAGCGGATCGAGACGGTGCGGATCACCTGGCGCGAGGACATCCGCCGCTGGCATCCGGGGCAGGAATGGATCCTGGGCGCGGGCGGGTTCGGGGTGTTCGACCCCGGCATCAACGCGCTGTCGATCGCCACGCGGATCCTGCCCGATCCGCTGCTGCTCGATTCGGCGTGGATGGAAGTGCCCGAAGGCCGCGCCTCGCCGCTCAAGGCCGAACTGACGATGCGCAGCGGCGGCGCGGTGGTGACCGCCGACTTCGACTTCCTCCAGACCGGGCCGCAGACCTGGGACATCGAAGTGGACACCGATGCCGGCATGCTGACGCTGTCGATGGGCGGCAGCATCCTGCAGCTGCCGGGTGCGGACGCGCAAAAGGCGTCCGACCGCGAATATCCGCGGCTTTATGCGCGGTTCGCAGAACTCGTCGGGGCCGGCGAGAGCGAGGTCGACGTGCGGCCGCTCCAGCTCGTCGCCGACGCCTTCCTGCTCGGCGAGCGGCGCGTGGGGGCTTCGTTCAGCTTCTGA
- a CDS encoding YbaN family protein, protein MGQEPSSPPGLARSRVARGGYLVLGLCFVGLGVIGAFLPVMPTTIFIILAAWSFGKSSPRLEKWLLDHRLFGPPLHAWRAEGAIPTIAKIVAVASMAGGYALFLWQAHPALWLAAGVAALLLACAAYVLSRPAPARR, encoded by the coding sequence ATGGGTCAGGAGCCTTCTTCGCCGCCGGGACTCGCGCGGTCGCGCGTGGCGCGCGGCGGGTATCTGGTGCTCGGACTCTGCTTCGTCGGCCTGGGCGTGATCGGCGCCTTCCTGCCGGTCATGCCGACGACCATCTTCATCATCCTGGCGGCCTGGAGCTTCGGTAAATCCTCGCCGCGGCTGGAGAAGTGGCTGTTGGACCACCGCCTGTTCGGTCCGCCGCTGCACGCATGGCGTGCCGAAGGCGCCATTCCCACCATCGCCAAGATCGTCGCGGTCGCCAGCATGGCCGGCGGCTACGCGCTGTTCCTGTGGCAGGCGCATCCGGCACTCTGGCTCGCCGCGGGCGTGGCGGCGCTGCTGCTCGCCTGCGCGGCCTATGTCCTCAGCCGGCCGGCACCCGCACGCAGATAG
- a CDS encoding type II toxin-antitoxin system HicA family toxin, whose amino-acid sequence MKSREVIKKIEAEGWYEVRQTGSHKHFRHPTRPGTATVPHPKSDLPIGTLKSISKQTGVPL is encoded by the coding sequence ATGAAGAGCCGGGAAGTCATCAAGAAGATCGAGGCGGAAGGCTGGTACGAAGTGCGTCAGACCGGGAGTCACAAGCACTTCCGCCACCCAACCCGCCCCGGCACGGCGACGGTCCCGCATCCCAAGAGCGACCTGCCAATCGGAACGCTCAAGAGCATCAGCAAGCAGACTGGGGTGCCCCTCTGA
- a CDS encoding DUF6950 family protein, protein MVRKRDAAQAILDAWRNRPLRLGTNDCVRMIAAHLRKLGRKVKLPPSGSYRTVASATKALKAAGFASVGEALDALGLERIAPAAAVAGDIIQMPAVDSLGAFAIALGNGRVVAYHEAIGGGVQVLQPLEYVAAWRVMPV, encoded by the coding sequence ATGGTGAGGAAGCGAGATGCCGCGCAGGCAATCCTCGACGCATGGCGCAACCGCCCGCTCCGGCTGGGTACGAACGATTGCGTTCGGATGATCGCGGCGCACCTGCGGAAGCTGGGGCGCAAGGTGAAGCTGCCGCCCTCGGGATCGTACCGCACGGTCGCGAGCGCGACCAAGGCGCTGAAGGCGGCCGGGTTCGCGTCAGTTGGTGAGGCGCTGGACGCGCTAGGCCTGGAGCGAATCGCGCCGGCAGCGGCTGTCGCCGGAGACATCATCCAGATGCCGGCGGTAGACAGCCTGGGCGCCTTTGCCATCGCGCTGGGGAACGGCCGAGTTGTCGCGTATCATGAGGCGATCGGCGGCGGCGTACAGGTGCTACAGCCCCTAGAATACGTCGCCGCCTGGCGGGTTATGCCGGTTTAG
- a CDS encoding TonB-dependent receptor — protein sequence MRTTPLFLYSSSIALAVGLATPALAQQTVAPAPAETATSPSVEAADAALPAEAAQSADTAQPEEIVVTGLRRSLQSAQNLKRNSDQIVDAIVAEDIGKLPDVTASAALARVTGVQVTRGAGEAAGVQIRGLPDISTTYNGREIFTAENRNVAIQDFPAGVVQALEVFKSGTANLIEGGVGGQVNVRSRRPFDFDGFELSGSLNGVHFEQSQKLSWNGNLLVSNRWDTGIGEIGVLVNAAMTTLDFLDATREVDRFVTPEPGQTGAPGGLAATRPNGQGIFYGSGHRWRPSVNGAIQWRPSANLEIYVDGLFQGYRAEDRNLWMFSPTGGDNASYSNVVLRPNGSVQSMTVTGANAPDGYDAFTKAKTDTYQIASGFIWSNDSLRVTGDVAYTDSTYSERNANIDYAFTSSPVRNVNFDIGQGPGGGVFEYLNFNPADPANYRLRGLFDRAYEAQGDDVQARLDATYQTGISFIDRVDIGVRYNDRNASRRNGSRYAALSPLNVPFSALPVEIGQYPRGFRFDDYQRQTQFPGATFDSVFANIRDLRAIAQRVPGSQFTDLEDPAFNETETFLANEKAYAGYAQLHYTFEAGVPIDGLVGVRGVRTKTTVNGNSFDIASGAYTPVSQSNEYTDWLPNASLRARLTDKLQLRLAYNQTRTRPSFADLNPSTTVGTPPSACTDFGVDDVNCRITFSSGNPALQPLQSDNYDVSLEWYFSRSGALTGSVFRRDVSNFIFRNDTVQVIPNAPDIITNRPNNAGKGRIQGAEASFTSFLDIAGLPAWAQGFGVQANYTYIDAGTELQPDFRDNLPGQQAFPGVSKHAFNLVGMYERPGFSTRLAYNWRSDFAIEYNNFQSDFVSPTMQDSYGTLDFSATVTPVQNLTIAFDMLNILGTPIKTYRDYNMAGDQYPFQVRYIERVYSLGARFRF from the coding sequence ATGCGTACCACCCCGTTGTTCCTGTATTCGTCGTCGATCGCGCTGGCCGTCGGCCTGGCCACCCCCGCACTGGCGCAGCAGACCGTCGCCCCCGCGCCCGCCGAAACCGCCACCTCGCCGAGCGTGGAAGCGGCCGACGCCGCGCTGCCGGCCGAGGCTGCCCAGAGCGCGGACACCGCCCAGCCCGAAGAGATCGTCGTCACGGGGCTGCGCCGCAGCCTTCAGTCGGCGCAGAACCTCAAGCGCAACTCGGATCAGATCGTCGATGCGATCGTCGCCGAGGATATCGGCAAGCTGCCCGACGTGACCGCCTCCGCCGCGCTGGCGCGCGTCACCGGCGTGCAGGTCACGCGCGGCGCCGGCGAAGCCGCGGGCGTCCAGATCCGCGGCCTGCCCGACATCTCCACGACCTATAACGGCCGCGAGATCTTCACCGCCGAAAACCGCAACGTCGCGATCCAGGACTTCCCGGCCGGGGTCGTCCAGGCGCTGGAGGTGTTCAAGTCGGGCACCGCGAACCTGATCGAAGGCGGCGTCGGCGGCCAGGTGAACGTCCGCTCGCGCCGCCCGTTCGACTTTGACGGGTTCGAGCTGTCGGGCTCGCTGAACGGCGTGCATTTCGAGCAGAGCCAGAAGCTGAGCTGGAACGGCAATCTGCTGGTCAGCAACCGCTGGGACACCGGCATCGGCGAGATCGGCGTGCTGGTGAACGCCGCGATGACCACGCTCGACTTCCTGGATGCGACGCGCGAAGTCGACCGGTTCGTGACGCCCGAGCCGGGTCAGACCGGCGCGCCGGGCGGGCTGGCCGCGACGCGTCCCAATGGCCAGGGCATCTTCTATGGCAGCGGCCATCGCTGGCGTCCGTCGGTCAACGGCGCGATCCAGTGGCGCCCCTCGGCCAATCTCGAAATCTATGTCGACGGGCTGTTCCAGGGCTATCGCGCCGAGGACCGCAATTTGTGGATGTTCTCGCCCACCGGCGGCGACAATGCCAGCTACAGCAACGTCGTGCTGCGCCCCAATGGTTCGGTGCAGAGCATGACCGTCACCGGCGCCAACGCGCCCGACGGATATGACGCCTTCACCAAGGCGAAGACCGACACCTATCAGATCGCCAGCGGCTTCATCTGGTCGAACGACAGCCTGCGCGTCACCGGCGACGTGGCGTACACCGATTCGACCTATTCCGAGCGCAATGCCAATATCGACTACGCCTTCACCAGCTCGCCGGTGCGCAACGTGAACTTCGACATCGGCCAAGGTCCCGGCGGCGGCGTGTTCGAATATCTGAACTTCAATCCCGCGGACCCGGCGAACTACCGCCTGCGCGGGCTGTTCGACCGCGCGTATGAAGCACAGGGCGACGACGTCCAGGCGCGGCTGGACGCGACCTACCAGACCGGCATCAGCTTCATCGACCGCGTCGACATCGGCGTGCGCTACAACGACCGCAACGCCAGCCGCCGCAACGGCTCGCGCTACGCCGCGCTTTCGCCGCTCAACGTGCCGTTCAGCGCACTTCCGGTCGAGATCGGCCAATATCCGCGCGGCTTCCGCTTCGACGATTACCAGCGCCAAACCCAGTTCCCCGGCGCGACCTTCGACAGCGTGTTCGCCAATATCCGCGATCTGCGCGCGATCGCCCAGCGCGTGCCGGGGTCGCAGTTCACCGATCTGGAAGACCCGGCCTTCAACGAGACCGAGACCTTCCTGGCCAACGAGAAGGCGTATGCGGGCTATGCCCAGCTGCACTACACCTTCGAGGCCGGCGTGCCGATCGACGGTCTGGTCGGCGTGCGCGGGGTGCGCACCAAGACGACGGTGAACGGCAATTCCTTCGACATCGCCAGCGGCGCCTACACGCCGGTTTCGCAGTCCAACGAATATACCGACTGGCTGCCCAACGCGTCGTTGCGCGCACGGCTGACCGACAAGCTCCAGCTGCGCCTGGCCTATAACCAGACCCGCACGCGGCCGAGCTTCGCCGATCTCAACCCGTCGACCACCGTCGGCACCCCGCCATCGGCCTGCACCGATTTCGGCGTGGACGACGTGAATTGCCGCATCACCTTCTCGAGCGGCAATCCGGCGCTGCAACCGCTCCAGTCGGACAATTACGACGTGTCGCTGGAATGGTATTTCTCGCGCAGCGGCGCGCTCACCGGATCGGTCTTCCGCCGCGACGTGAGCAACTTCATCTTCCGCAACGACACGGTCCAGGTGATCCCGAACGCGCCGGACATCATCACCAACCGTCCCAACAACGCCGGCAAGGGGCGGATCCAGGGCGCGGAAGCATCGTTCACCAGCTTCCTGGACATCGCCGGCCTGCCGGCATGGGCACAAGGCTTCGGCGTACAGGCGAACTACACCTATATCGACGCCGGGACCGAGCTTCAGCCCGATTTCCGCGACAATTTGCCGGGGCAGCAGGCCTTCCCGGGCGTGTCGAAGCACGCGTTCAACCTGGTCGGCATGTATGAACGGCCCGGCTTCTCGACGCGCCTTGCCTATAACTGGCGGTCGGACTTCGCGATCGAGTATAACAACTTCCAGTCCGACTTCGTCTCGCCGACGATGCAGGATTCCTACGGCACGCTCGACTTCTCGGCAACGGTGACCCCGGTTCAGAACCTGACCATCGCGTTCGACATGCTCAACATCCTGGGCACGCCGATCAAGACCTACCGCGACTATAACATGGCCGGCGACCAATATCCGTTCCAGGTCCGCTATATCGAGCGGGTCTATTCGCTGGGCGCGCGCTTCCGTTTCTGA
- a CDS encoding aldose epimerase family protein: MKTLTALLGAAAILALANPAQAATAKRGTFGKLADGRQVASVTLSNARGVSATVIAYGATLQSVVTPDRTGKRADVVLGYDNIGQYVDKGQYFGGTVGRFANRLDAGRFQIDGQTFQTPVNDGKNALHGGTVGFDKVLWEVVSVGNGPTASVTLRYVSPDGDQGYPGTMTVDAIYSLDESNNLSIEYRATTDKPTIANITNHAYWNLSGEGSANGAMAHMLTIPASTFLPTDAGAIPSGQFKPVAGTVFDFRTARAVGDRVRDASDQQIVFGRGYDHNWVIGREVTQGQHLMAKVYDPASGRGFELWSNQPGLQFYSGNFFDATSHGKSNKIYRMGDAVVFEPQIFPDAPNQKGFPNARLNPGQTYRNIMTYRLTTGGTAAPKKR; encoded by the coding sequence ATGAAGACCCTTACCGCCTTGCTCGGCGCCGCCGCGATACTGGCGCTCGCCAACCCTGCCCAGGCCGCCACTGCCAAGCGCGGCACCTTCGGCAAACTCGCCGATGGCCGCCAGGTCGCCTCGGTCACGCTGTCCAACGCCCGCGGCGTGTCCGCCACCGTGATCGCCTATGGCGCCACCCTTCAGTCGGTGGTCACGCCCGATCGCACCGGCAAGCGTGCCGATGTCGTGCTCGGCTATGACAATATCGGCCAATATGTCGACAAGGGGCAGTATTTCGGCGGCACCGTCGGCCGCTTCGCCAACCGGCTCGACGCCGGCCGCTTCCAGATCGACGGCCAGACCTTCCAGACCCCGGTCAACGACGGCAAGAACGCGCTGCACGGCGGCACGGTCGGCTTCGACAAGGTGCTGTGGGAAGTCGTCTCGGTCGGCAACGGCCCCACCGCGTCGGTGACGCTGCGCTATGTCAGCCCCGACGGCGACCAGGGCTATCCCGGCACGATGACGGTGGATGCGATCTACTCGCTCGACGAAAGCAACAACCTGTCGATCGAATATCGCGCGACCACCGACAAGCCGACCATCGCCAACATCACCAACCACGCGTATTGGAACCTGTCGGGCGAAGGCTCGGCGAACGGCGCCATGGCGCACATGCTGACGATCCCGGCGAGCACGTTCCTGCCGACCGATGCCGGCGCGATCCCCAGCGGCCAGTTCAAGCCGGTTGCCGGCACCGTGTTCGACTTCCGCACCGCGCGTGCCGTCGGCGACCGTGTCCGCGACGCCAGCGACCAGCAGATCGTGTTCGGGCGCGGGTACGATCACAATTGGGTGATCGGCCGCGAAGTTACGCAGGGCCAGCATTTGATGGCGAAGGTCTATGATCCCGCCTCGGGCCGCGGCTTCGAACTGTGGTCGAACCAGCCCGGCCTGCAATTCTATTCGGGCAACTTCTTCGACGCGACCAGCCATGGCAAGTCGAACAAGATCTACCGCATGGGAGACGCCGTGGTGTTCGAGCCGCAGATCTTCCCGGATGCGCCCAACCAGAAAGGCTTCCCGAACGCGCGGCTGAACCCCGGCCAGACCTATCGCAACATCATGACCTACCGCCTCACCACCGGCGGCACCGCGGCGCCGAAGAAGCGCTGA
- a CDS encoding YozE family protein, with amino-acid sequence MTIPHDHDGAEPQPFGQWLLQQRGQGGFIGQLANSAAADRTFPKAGTYEDARKWMQAQRASGDDWEALEDAERAWLAA; translated from the coding sequence GTGACCATTCCACACGATCACGACGGAGCTGAGCCCCAGCCGTTCGGCCAGTGGCTGTTGCAGCAGCGCGGCCAGGGCGGCTTTATCGGCCAGCTGGCGAACAGCGCCGCAGCCGATCGGACCTTTCCGAAAGCCGGCACCTATGAAGACGCGCGCAAGTGGATGCAGGCGCAGCGCGCCAGCGGCGACGATTGGGAAGCCTTGGAAGACGCAGAGCGGGCTTGGCTCGCCGCGTGA
- a CDS encoding SOS response-associated peptidase family protein has translation MCNRARNIKEAPTLFTHFGANWMADRPMDNRFNPVELAPRGRAWVVRQDERGRGVDVMSWDVLGGLAPYPMTNVRKLGLPQWKRLAADPENRCLIPLTEFCEWTPEAVDLHDGKKPVKGEMWFEVTDQPLFAVAGFWQRTAQGNGFTMVTCDPNELVEPIHPKAMITVLHQEDWDRWLTASYDDIVQLQKPYPADRMTVRGPVFPTREKQPPKLLL, from the coding sequence ATGTGCAACCGAGCCCGCAACATCAAAGAGGCGCCGACCCTCTTCACCCACTTCGGTGCGAACTGGATGGCGGATCGTCCGATGGACAACCGCTTCAACCCGGTCGAGCTGGCACCGCGCGGCCGAGCGTGGGTGGTCCGCCAGGATGAGCGTGGTCGCGGCGTCGACGTGATGAGCTGGGACGTGCTGGGCGGGCTAGCACCGTACCCAATGACGAACGTGCGGAAGCTCGGCTTGCCGCAATGGAAGCGGCTCGCCGCAGATCCTGAGAACCGCTGCTTGATCCCGCTCACTGAGTTCTGCGAATGGACGCCCGAAGCGGTCGACCTCCACGACGGCAAGAAGCCGGTGAAGGGCGAGATGTGGTTCGAGGTAACAGACCAGCCCCTGTTCGCCGTCGCCGGGTTTTGGCAGCGCACCGCGCAAGGCAACGGCTTCACCATGGTCACCTGCGATCCCAACGAGCTGGTCGAGCCCATCCACCCGAAGGCGATGATCACCGTCCTGCATCAGGAGGACTGGGACCGGTGGCTGACGGCCAGCTACGACGACATCGTGCAGCTTCAGAAGCCCTACCCCGCCGATCGAATGACGGTGCGGGGGCCGGTGTTCCCCACACGAGAGAAGCAGCCGCCCAAGCTGCTGTTGTGA
- a CDS encoding lysozyme has translation MAPRSKPTGKKTLAGVIGSVAAAAALFVLVPKEESGRTVKAAVNADQSVTVQHVAGKQYLKAYLDIVGVPTACDGITKGVKMGQTFTPAQCNQLLEEELIAHAEPIIRCVPKLHGRTNQVIAAVSLSYNIGTAGVCKSSIAKLWNAGQWRAGCDRFPAFRMAGGRVVQGLVNRRARERAICLTGLPV, from the coding sequence ATGGCACCGCGCAGTAAGCCGACTGGCAAGAAGACGCTGGCCGGTGTGATCGGCTCGGTTGCCGCTGCGGCCGCGCTGTTCGTGCTGGTGCCGAAGGAAGAGAGCGGCCGCACGGTCAAGGCCGCGGTCAACGCCGACCAGTCCGTCACCGTCCAGCATGTCGCCGGCAAGCAGTACCTGAAGGCCTATCTGGACATCGTCGGCGTGCCGACTGCCTGCGACGGGATCACCAAGGGCGTGAAGATGGGGCAGACCTTCACGCCCGCCCAGTGCAACCAGCTGCTGGAAGAGGAACTGATCGCGCATGCGGAGCCGATCATCCGCTGCGTTCCCAAGCTGCACGGCCGAACGAATCAGGTGATCGCGGCGGTGTCGCTCTCCTACAACATCGGCACGGCCGGCGTGTGCAAGTCGAGCATCGCCAAACTCTGGAACGCAGGGCAGTGGCGGGCCGGGTGCGACCGCTTTCCGGCGTTTCGCATGGCGGGTGGCCGCGTCGTGCAGGGATTGGTGAACCGCCGCGCGCGCGAGCGGGCGATCTGCCTGACGGGTTTGCCGGTATGA
- a CDS encoding type II toxin-antitoxin system HicB family antitoxin encodes MATAYYPAIIERGPEGFGVYFPDLPGCVSAGRTVTEAALGAEEALHGHLAVMAEHGDAIPEASAVDEVEAFEGSEEVARILVRGERPGKAVRVQISIEEGLLARIDRVAANRSRFLAEAAAAKLAAVAAI; translated from the coding sequence ATGGCGACCGCCTACTATCCAGCGATCATCGAGCGAGGCCCCGAGGGCTTTGGCGTCTATTTCCCGGACCTCCCCGGCTGCGTGTCTGCCGGGCGCACGGTGACCGAAGCCGCACTTGGCGCCGAAGAGGCTCTTCATGGGCACCTCGCCGTTATGGCCGAGCATGGCGATGCTATCCCCGAGGCTTCGGCGGTTGATGAGGTCGAGGCGTTCGAGGGTAGTGAGGAAGTTGCTCGCATCCTCGTCCGCGGCGAACGCCCAGGCAAAGCGGTCCGGGTGCAGATCTCGATAGAGGAAGGCCTGCTCGCGCGAATTGATCGGGTCGCCGCCAACCGCTCGCGCTTCCTCGCTGAAGCCGCCGCCGCCAAGCTCGCGGCAGTAGCGGCGATCTGA